In Cupriavidus taiwanensis, the following are encoded in one genomic region:
- a CDS encoding CaiB/BaiF CoA transferase family protein, whose translation MQDEQAQASAATGPLAGIRVIDMTSVAMGPYATQILGDMGADVIKVEPPAGDVFRHAEPARHAAMGASFLNLNRNKQFVVLDVKQPDDLAALKALIAGADVFVSNVRPQSLRKLGLDYASLCADHPRLIYCGAYGYSEAGPYAGAPAFDDIIQARSGMAQFQGANGNEGPQYVNTILADKVAGLTVAYAIPMALYERERSGRGQAIEVPMFETLVSFLAAEQLAGQTFVPPLGPAGYPRVMSMHRKPYRTRDGHVALLPYTSAQWQRFFDVSGHAALASDPRYATPAARSANIDALYATLAEIVAQRTTAQWLALLRDADIPHSEVPHFDSLADDPHLRATGMMFEYDHPSEGRLRGVGIPTRFSRTPGNIRSWPQALPPAHGTED comes from the coding sequence ATGCAAGACGAGCAAGCGCAGGCGAGCGCGGCCACCGGGCCGCTGGCCGGGATCCGCGTGATCGACATGACCTCGGTGGCGATGGGGCCGTACGCCACCCAGATCCTTGGCGACATGGGTGCGGACGTGATCAAGGTCGAGCCGCCGGCCGGCGACGTGTTCCGCCACGCCGAGCCGGCGCGGCATGCCGCCATGGGCGCCAGCTTCCTGAACCTGAACCGCAACAAGCAGTTTGTGGTGCTGGACGTGAAGCAGCCCGACGACCTCGCCGCGCTGAAGGCGCTGATCGCCGGCGCCGATGTCTTTGTCTCGAACGTGCGGCCGCAGTCGCTGCGCAAGCTCGGGCTGGACTATGCCTCGCTGTGCGCCGACCATCCGCGGCTGATCTACTGCGGCGCGTATGGCTATTCGGAGGCGGGGCCGTACGCCGGCGCGCCGGCGTTCGACGACATCATCCAGGCGCGCAGCGGCATGGCGCAGTTCCAGGGCGCCAACGGCAACGAAGGGCCGCAATACGTCAACACCATCCTCGCGGACAAGGTCGCCGGGCTGACCGTGGCTTATGCGATTCCGATGGCGCTGTACGAGCGCGAGCGCTCCGGCCGCGGCCAGGCCATCGAGGTGCCGATGTTCGAGACGCTGGTGTCGTTCCTGGCCGCGGAACAGCTGGCCGGGCAGACCTTCGTGCCGCCGCTGGGGCCGGCGGGTTATCCGCGCGTGATGTCGATGCATCGCAAGCCGTACCGCACCCGCGACGGGCATGTCGCGCTGCTGCCGTACACCAGCGCGCAATGGCAGCGCTTCTTCGATGTCTCCGGCCATGCCGCACTGGCCAGCGATCCGCGCTACGCCACGCCGGCCGCGCGCAGCGCCAATATCGACGCGCTCTATGCCACGCTGGCAGAGATCGTCGCGCAGCGCACCACCGCCCAATGGCTGGCGCTGCTGCGCGATGCCGATATCCCGCACAGCGAGGTGCCGCACTTCGACAGCCTGGCCGACGACCCGCACCTGCGCGCCACCGGCATGATGTTCGAGTACGACCATCCGAGCGAAGGGCGGCTGCGCGGCGTCGGCATTCCCACGCGCTTCTCGCGCACGCCCGGCAATATCCGCAGCTGGCCGCAGGCCTTGCCGCCAGCCCACGGCACCGAGGACTGA
- a CDS encoding 2-hydroxyacid dehydrogenase — protein sequence MKPSVLVTRAIYPEVIAHLAQYFDVDDNQQDAVLDAAALKARLAGKAGVLANAADRIDAGVIAGLPTLRAVCNMAVGYNNLDLPALTAAGIVATNTPDVLTETTADFGWALLMATARRVTEAEHYLRAGKWQRWSYDMLVGMDLYGSTLGILGMGRIGQALARRAGGFGMNVLYHNRSQLPADTERALNARYVSKEDLLRQSDHLLLVLPYGPQSHHAIGAAELALMKPTATLVNLARGGIVDDAALAQALRDRRIFGAGLDVFEGEPSVHPDLLTVPNVVLTPHIASASEKTRRAMAMLAADNLIAALDQGPQAGHPPTVINPEVMPHRR from the coding sequence ATGAAGCCGTCCGTCCTGGTCACCCGCGCCATCTACCCCGAAGTCATCGCGCACCTGGCGCAGTATTTCGATGTCGACGACAACCAGCAGGACGCGGTGCTCGACGCCGCGGCGCTGAAGGCGCGGCTGGCCGGCAAGGCCGGCGTGCTGGCCAACGCCGCCGACCGCATCGACGCCGGCGTCATCGCCGGGCTGCCCACGCTGCGCGCCGTGTGCAACATGGCGGTCGGCTACAACAACCTGGACCTGCCGGCGCTGACCGCCGCGGGCATCGTCGCCACCAATACGCCCGACGTGCTGACGGAGACCACCGCCGATTTCGGCTGGGCCCTGCTGATGGCGACCGCGCGCCGCGTCACCGAGGCCGAGCATTACCTGCGCGCCGGCAAGTGGCAGCGCTGGAGCTACGACATGCTGGTCGGCATGGACCTGTACGGCAGCACGCTGGGCATCCTCGGCATGGGCCGCATCGGCCAGGCGCTGGCGCGGCGCGCGGGCGGGTTTGGCATGAACGTGCTGTACCACAACCGCAGCCAGCTGCCGGCCGACACCGAGCGCGCGCTCAACGCGCGCTATGTCAGCAAGGAAGACCTGCTGCGCCAGTCCGACCACCTGCTGCTGGTGCTGCCCTACGGCCCGCAGAGCCACCACGCCATCGGCGCCGCCGAGCTGGCGCTGATGAAACCCACCGCGACGCTGGTGAACCTGGCGCGCGGCGGCATCGTCGACGACGCCGCGCTGGCGCAGGCGCTGCGCGACCGGCGCATCTTCGGCGCGGGGCTGGATGTGTTCGAGGGCGAGCCCTCGGTCCACCCGGACCTGCTAACGGTGCCCAACGTCGTACTGACGCCGCACATCGCCAGCGCGTCCGAGAAAACCCGCCGCGCCATGGCGATGCTGGCCGCCGACAACCTGATCGCGGCGCTCGACCAGGGTCCGCAGGCCGGCCATCCGCCGACCGTGATCAATCCTGAAGTGATGCCGCACCGCCGCTGA
- the fdxA gene encoding ferredoxin FdxA — protein sequence MTHVVTESCIRCRYTDCVDVCPVDCFREGPNFLAIDPDECIDCAVCVAECPVNAIYAEEDVPGDQQQFIELNAELARNWPSITKTKAPLAEAEEWKDATDKLQYLQR from the coding sequence ATGACTCACGTTGTCACCGAATCCTGCATCCGTTGCCGCTACACAGACTGCGTTGACGTGTGTCCGGTCGATTGTTTCCGCGAAGGCCCCAACTTCCTGGCGATCGACCCGGATGAGTGCATCGACTGCGCCGTGTGCGTGGCCGAGTGCCCGGTGAACGCCATCTACGCCGAGGAAGACGTGCCGGGCGACCAGCAGCAGTTCATCGAACTGAACGCCGAGCTGGCCCGCAACTGGCCCTCCATCACCAAGACCAAGGCCCCGCTGGCCGAAGCCGAGGAATGGAAGGACGCCACCGACAAGCTGCAGTACCTGCAGCGCTGA
- a CDS encoding cupin domain-containing protein → MPDQPVYFVSTEEVEGYHPANHVGTLNRRLIAPGTVGSRHLEVIHGTIEKGKGALPHAHPGIEQVCYVLEGRAIAEVGGQRRELGPGDCCFFPPDQMHVFTVVSDEPAKILVIYSPPYEESPERVIRPA, encoded by the coding sequence ATGCCGGACCAACCCGTGTATTTCGTTTCGACCGAGGAGGTCGAGGGCTACCACCCCGCCAACCATGTCGGCACGCTCAACCGCCGGCTGATCGCGCCCGGGACGGTCGGCTCGCGCCACCTGGAAGTGATCCACGGCACCATCGAGAAAGGCAAGGGCGCGCTGCCACACGCGCATCCCGGCATCGAACAGGTCTGCTATGTGCTGGAAGGACGCGCCATCGCCGAAGTCGGCGGCCAGCGCCGCGAGCTGGGCCCGGGCGATTGCTGCTTCTTTCCCCCGGACCAGATGCACGTCTTCACGGTGGTCAGCGACGAGCCCGCGAAGATCCTGGTGATCTATTCCCCGCCTTACGAGGAATCCCCCGAGCGCGTGATACGGCCCGCCTGA
- a CDS encoding LutC/YkgG family protein, which produces METNDARDRIFARIRAAQGRPARPSAGERGAVADYLARHPQGPRPAAAPDLTEAFLAQAQRMASSVDRVATLADVPAATVRYLDSLELVSRAVAWDEFAALPWQAAGLAVECRPPVRDAVADREHGDLVGITGCFCAIAETGSLMLLSGPSTFASAALLPETHVAVVPRSRIVAGLEDAFALVRSERGELPRATNIISGPSRTGDIEQTIVLGAHGPYRVHVILVDAA; this is translated from the coding sequence ATGGAAACCAACGACGCCCGCGACCGCATCTTTGCCCGCATCCGTGCCGCCCAGGGCAGGCCGGCCCGGCCGAGCGCGGGCGAGCGCGGCGCCGTCGCCGACTACCTGGCCCGCCACCCGCAGGGCCCGCGTCCGGCCGCCGCGCCCGACCTGACAGAAGCTTTCCTGGCGCAGGCGCAGCGCATGGCGTCGAGCGTGGACCGCGTCGCGACGCTGGCCGACGTTCCCGCCGCCACGGTGCGCTATCTCGACAGCCTGGAACTGGTGAGCCGCGCGGTCGCGTGGGATGAATTCGCTGCGCTGCCGTGGCAGGCCGCGGGCCTGGCGGTGGAGTGCCGCCCGCCGGTGCGCGACGCCGTGGCCGACCGCGAGCATGGCGACCTGGTCGGCATCACCGGCTGCTTCTGCGCGATTGCCGAGACCGGTTCGCTGATGCTGCTGTCCGGCCCCAGCACCTTTGCCTCGGCCGCGCTGCTGCCCGAGACCCATGTGGCGGTGGTGCCGCGCTCGCGCATCGTGGCCGGGCTGGAAGATGCGTTTGCCCTGGTGCGCAGCGAGCGCGGCGAGCTGCCGCGCGCGACCAACATCATCAGCGGTCCGTCGCGCACGGGCGATATCGAGCAGACCATCGTGCTGGGCGCCCACGGTCCGTACCGCGTGCATGTGATCCTGGTCGACGCGGCCTGA
- a CDS encoding sodium:proton antiporter — MRRAPVLLPLLAMLAAFPAAGHAADLDGASLSPLWGLPFAGILLSIALWPLLGPKFWHHHYGKIAAGWGLLFLLPFAFVFGAHAAAVSTVHALLAEYIPFIALITTLYIVAGGICVRGNLHGTPGLNTGILALGTFLASFMGTTGAAMLLIRPLLRANDNRRHVAHVVVFFIFLVANAGGSLTPLGDPPLFLGFLKGVDFFWTLRNIFPETLFICAALLLMFYLVDRHYYRNKEEELPPRNDPTPDSGGIAIQGKFNFVLLLAVVGLVLMSGLWKPGISFDILGTEVPLQAAMRDALLVVVAVVSLLVTPHVARAGNEFNWEPILEVGKLFAGIFLTIIPVIAMLKAGTDGAFSGVIRAVSDANGQPVDSMYFWATGLLSSFLDNAPTYLVFFNTAGGDPATLMTRDASTLAAISAGAVFMGANTYIGNAPNLMVKAIAENRGVRMPSFFGYMLYSGIFLVPLFVIMTFLFFHI; from the coding sequence ATGCGACGTGCCCCCGTGCTGTTGCCACTGCTGGCCATGCTGGCCGCCTTTCCCGCCGCCGGCCATGCCGCCGACCTCGACGGGGCGTCGCTGTCGCCGCTGTGGGGGCTGCCTTTTGCCGGCATCCTGCTGTCGATTGCGTTGTGGCCGCTGCTGGGGCCGAAGTTCTGGCACCACCACTACGGCAAGATCGCCGCTGGCTGGGGGCTGCTGTTCCTGCTGCCGTTCGCGTTCGTGTTCGGCGCGCATGCCGCCGCCGTCAGCACCGTGCACGCGCTGCTGGCCGAGTACATTCCGTTCATCGCGCTGATCACCACGCTCTATATCGTTGCCGGCGGCATCTGCGTGCGCGGCAACCTGCACGGCACGCCGGGGCTCAATACCGGCATCCTGGCGCTGGGGACGTTCCTGGCCAGCTTCATGGGCACCACCGGCGCGGCCATGCTGCTGATCCGGCCGCTGCTGCGCGCCAATGACAACCGCCGCCATGTGGCGCATGTGGTGGTGTTCTTTATCTTCCTGGTGGCCAATGCCGGCGGCTCGCTGACGCCGCTGGGGGACCCGCCGCTGTTCCTGGGCTTCCTGAAGGGCGTGGACTTTTTCTGGACGCTGCGCAACATCTTCCCGGAAACGCTCTTTATCTGCGCCGCGCTGCTGCTGATGTTCTACCTGGTCGACCGGCACTACTACCGCAACAAGGAAGAAGAACTGCCGCCGCGCAACGATCCCACGCCCGATTCAGGCGGCATCGCCATCCAGGGCAAGTTCAACTTCGTGCTGCTGCTGGCGGTGGTCGGGCTGGTGCTGATGAGCGGGCTGTGGAAGCCCGGGATCTCGTTCGATATCCTCGGCACCGAGGTGCCGCTGCAGGCCGCGATGCGCGACGCGCTGCTGGTGGTGGTGGCGGTGGTGTCGCTGCTGGTGACGCCGCATGTGGCGCGCGCGGGCAATGAATTCAACTGGGAGCCGATCCTCGAGGTCGGCAAGCTGTTCGCCGGCATCTTCCTGACGATCATCCCGGTCATCGCCATGCTGAAGGCGGGAACCGACGGGGCGTTTTCGGGCGTGATCCGCGCGGTCAGCGACGCCAACGGCCAGCCGGTCGACAGCATGTATTTCTGGGCCACCGGCCTGCTGTCCTCGTTCCTGGACAACGCGCCGACCTACCTGGTGTTCTTCAACACCGCCGGCGGCGACCCCGCCACGCTGATGACGCGCGATGCCTCGACGCTGGCCGCGATCTCGGCCGGGGCCGTGTTCATGGGCGCCAACACCTATATTGGCAATGCCCCCAACCTGATGGTCAAGGCCATTGCCGAGAACCGCGGCGTGCGCATGCCGAGCTTCTTCGGCTACATGCTGTACTCGGGCATCTTCCTGGTGCCGCTGTTCGTCATCATGACCTTCCTCTTCTTCCATATCTGA
- a CDS encoding IclR family transcriptional regulator: MAANEAAEKSGYGSVKTALRVIEIMEIYAREGRSLTLTELARLLGAPMSSCLGLIRTLASLGYLYETGRRQGYYPTRRLLDIAQRIARNDPLLERVQPVLESLRDTTGETVVFGKLQDDGRVLYLEVRESPNPVRYIAAPGELRDAHVNSIGRAILGTLTAGARAELLSGVSFAARTPRTIGSAQALETALQGWQKQGWYPNFGESFPDLGAIAVPVTIGGITYGLSVAGPLHRVEVNAQGIVAALEAAVPSLQG, encoded by the coding sequence ATGGCAGCAAACGAAGCGGCGGAGAAATCCGGTTACGGCAGCGTCAAGACGGCGCTGCGCGTGATCGAGATCATGGAAATCTATGCGCGCGAAGGGCGCTCGCTGACGCTGACCGAACTGGCCAGGCTGCTGGGCGCACCGATGTCGAGCTGCCTGGGGCTGATCCGCACGCTGGCCTCGCTCGGCTATCTCTACGAGACCGGCCGCCGCCAGGGCTACTATCCGACGCGCCGGCTGCTCGACATCGCGCAACGCATCGCACGCAACGATCCGCTGCTGGAGCGCGTGCAGCCGGTGCTGGAGTCGCTGCGCGACACCACCGGCGAGACCGTGGTGTTCGGCAAGCTGCAGGACGATGGTCGCGTGCTGTATCTGGAAGTGCGCGAGTCCCCCAACCCGGTGCGCTATATCGCCGCGCCGGGCGAGCTGCGCGACGCGCATGTCAATTCGATCGGCCGCGCCATCCTGGGCACGCTGACGGCAGGCGCGCGCGCCGAGCTGTTGTCAGGGGTGTCGTTTGCCGCGCGCACGCCGCGCACCATCGGCTCGGCGCAGGCGCTGGAAACGGCGCTGCAGGGCTGGCAGAAGCAGGGCTGGTATCCGAATTTCGGCGAATCGTTTCCGGACCTTGGCGCCATCGCGGTGCCGGTGACGATCGGCGGCATCACCTATGGCCTGTCGGTGGCCGGGCCGCTGCACCGGGTCGAAGTCAATGCGCAGGGCATTGTCGCGGCGCTGGAGGCCGCGGTCCCGTCGCTGCAGGGATAA
- a CDS encoding NAD(P)/FAD-dependent oxidoreductase: MDLSIPNPVADTTRQVDGASPAGGQPLEIDALIVGAGPVGLFQVFELGLLEIKAHVIDSLKVVGGQCVELYPDKPIYDIPAVPSCTGQELTDNLLKQIEPFEPTFHLGQEVSVVERREDGRFFVETSLGTRFITKTIFIAAGVGSFQPRTLKVDGIDKFDGKQLFYRVKDPSRFHGRNLVIVGGGDSALDWTLDLVGKAESVVMIHRRDGFRAAPASVAKMKELCEQMEMQFVVGQIGGYEEKDGVLTEIKVTGADGVTRRLPLDDLLVFFGLSPKLGPIAEWGLDLERKQIKVDTEKFQTNIPGIFAVGDINTYPGKKKLILSGFHEAALAAFGAAPYIFPEKKIHMQYTTTSPKLHKVLGVESPVFD; the protein is encoded by the coding sequence ATGGACTTGAGCATTCCAAATCCCGTCGCCGACACGACCAGGCAGGTCGACGGCGCCAGCCCCGCCGGCGGCCAGCCGCTGGAAATCGATGCGCTGATCGTCGGTGCGGGTCCGGTGGGCCTGTTCCAGGTGTTCGAACTGGGCCTGCTCGAAATCAAGGCCCATGTCATCGATTCCCTGAAGGTCGTTGGCGGCCAGTGCGTGGAGCTGTATCCGGACAAGCCCATCTACGACATCCCGGCCGTGCCCAGCTGCACCGGCCAGGAACTGACCGACAACCTGCTCAAGCAGATCGAGCCGTTCGAGCCCACCTTCCACCTGGGCCAGGAAGTCTCCGTGGTCGAGCGCCGCGAAGACGGCCGCTTTTTCGTCGAGACCTCGCTCGGCACGCGCTTCATCACCAAGACCATTTTCATCGCCGCCGGCGTGGGCTCGTTCCAGCCGCGCACGCTGAAGGTCGATGGCATCGACAAGTTCGACGGCAAGCAGCTGTTCTACCGCGTCAAGGATCCGAGCCGCTTCCACGGCCGCAACCTGGTCATCGTCGGCGGCGGCGACTCGGCGCTGGACTGGACCCTGGACCTGGTCGGCAAGGCCGAGTCGGTGGTGATGATCCACCGCCGCGACGGCTTCCGCGCCGCGCCCGCGTCGGTGGCCAAGATGAAGGAACTGTGCGAGCAGATGGAAATGCAGTTCGTGGTCGGCCAGATCGGCGGCTATGAAGAGAAGGACGGCGTGCTCACCGAGATCAAGGTGACCGGCGCCGACGGCGTGACGCGCCGCCTGCCGCTGGATGACCTGCTGGTGTTCTTCGGGCTGTCGCCCAAGCTGGGCCCGATCGCCGAATGGGGCCTGGACCTGGAGCGCAAGCAGATCAAGGTGGACACGGAGAAATTCCAGACCAATATCCCCGGCATCTTCGCGGTCGGCGATATCAACACCTACCCGGGCAAGAAGAAGCTGATCCTGTCGGGCTTCCACGAAGCCGCGCTGGCCGCGTTCGGTGCGGCACCGTATATCTTCCCCGAGAAGAAGATCCACATGCAGTACACCACCACCTCGCCGAAGCTGCACAAGGTGCTGGGCGTGGAATCGCCGGTGTTCGACTGA
- a CDS encoding acyl-CoA dehydrogenase family protein has protein sequence MNFDLSEEQASIVEAVQQVCAQFDMEYWDRLDKSGTYPHEFYKTLCEGGWLGVAMPEAFGGAGLGILEAALVMQTISQSGAGMTGASAVHMNVFGLNPVVVFGTDAQKGRFLPPLIAGQQKACFGVTEPDAGLDTTKLKTFARKVPGGYSVSGRKIWISTAQVADRMLLLARTTPLEAVKKSTEGLSLFYTKVDRSKIEIREIDKMGRAAVDTNMLFIDDLFIPDEDRIGEEGKGFEYILHGLNPERILIAAEAIGLGRAALAIATQYAKERVVFGRPIGMNQGVQHPLAQAWMQLESANLMMLKAAARYDAGQSCGAEANAAKYLAAEAGHNACQTAILTLGGMGYSREYRVERLLRESYIPRIAPVSPQLILCFIAERVLGLPKSY, from the coding sequence ATGAATTTCGATCTCTCCGAAGAACAGGCCTCGATCGTCGAGGCCGTGCAGCAGGTCTGCGCGCAGTTCGACATGGAATACTGGGACCGCCTCGACAAGTCCGGCACCTATCCGCACGAGTTCTACAAGACGCTGTGCGAAGGCGGCTGGCTCGGCGTGGCGATGCCCGAGGCGTTCGGCGGCGCGGGCCTGGGCATCCTGGAGGCGGCGCTGGTGATGCAGACCATCTCGCAGTCGGGCGCGGGCATGACCGGCGCGTCGGCGGTGCACATGAACGTGTTCGGCCTGAACCCGGTGGTGGTGTTCGGCACCGACGCGCAGAAGGGCCGCTTCCTGCCGCCGCTGATCGCCGGCCAGCAGAAGGCCTGCTTCGGCGTGACCGAGCCCGACGCCGGGCTGGACACCACCAAGCTCAAGACCTTTGCGCGCAAGGTGCCGGGCGGCTATTCGGTGAGCGGGCGCAAGATCTGGATCTCGACCGCGCAGGTGGCCGACCGCATGCTGCTGCTGGCGCGCACCACGCCGCTGGAAGCGGTGAAGAAGTCGACCGAGGGGCTGTCGCTGTTCTATACCAAGGTCGACCGCAGCAAGATCGAGATCCGCGAGATCGACAAGATGGGCCGCGCCGCCGTCGATACCAACATGCTGTTTATCGACGACCTGTTCATCCCCGACGAAGACCGCATCGGCGAAGAAGGCAAGGGCTTCGAGTACATCCTGCACGGGCTCAACCCGGAGCGCATCCTGATCGCAGCCGAGGCCATCGGGCTGGGCCGCGCGGCGCTGGCCATCGCCACGCAGTACGCCAAGGAGCGCGTGGTATTCGGCCGCCCCATCGGCATGAACCAGGGCGTGCAGCATCCGCTGGCGCAGGCCTGGATGCAGCTGGAGTCGGCCAACCTGATGATGCTCAAGGCCGCGGCGCGCTACGACGCGGGCCAGTCGTGCGGGGCCGAGGCCAATGCCGCCAAGTACCTCGCCGCCGAGGCCGGCCACAATGCCTGCCAGACCGCGATCCTGACGCTGGGCGGCATGGGCTACTCGCGCGAGTACCGCGTCGAGCGGCTGCTGCGCGAATCGTATATCCCGCGCATCGCGCCGGTCAGCCCGCAGCTGATCCTGTGCTTTATCGCCGAGCGCGTGCTGGGCTTGCCCAAGTCGTACTGA
- a CDS encoding Bug family tripartite tricarboxylate transporter substrate binding protein, which yields MKSFKNAFAGLVLGCGAALAATPALAADEFPSKPLRLVVPFAAGSGTDAVARLTAKYLGESLQQPVVVDNKPGANGTIAAEFVAKAPADGYTLFMTTNTTHSANPSLMKQLRYDPVKDFTPVSRMGNLPFMLVVNPALPVKTLREFVDYAKAHPGLTYASGNSTGIVSGATLSKMAGLQMLHVPYKSTPPAMTDVMGGQVQAMFVDFAAGIANVRAGKLRALAVTTAQRSALLPDLPPLASVPELKGFDVTSWNGVFAPAGVPAPVVARLNRELVAIATSKQHAAQFHALGFEPFGSTPAELNQFVVAELQKWARLVKDAGIQPE from the coding sequence GTGAAGTCCTTCAAGAACGCTTTTGCCGGCCTGGTGCTGGGATGCGGCGCCGCGCTGGCCGCCACCCCGGCGCTGGCCGCCGATGAATTCCCGTCAAAGCCGCTGCGCCTGGTGGTGCCGTTTGCCGCCGGCAGCGGCACCGATGCGGTGGCGCGCCTGACCGCGAAGTACCTGGGCGAGTCGCTGCAGCAGCCGGTGGTGGTCGACAACAAGCCCGGCGCCAACGGCACCATCGCCGCCGAGTTCGTCGCCAAGGCGCCCGCCGACGGCTACACGCTGTTCATGACCACCAACACCACGCATTCGGCCAACCCGTCGCTGATGAAGCAGCTGCGCTATGACCCGGTCAAGGATTTCACTCCGGTCTCGCGCATGGGCAATCTGCCGTTCATGCTGGTGGTCAACCCGGCGCTGCCGGTCAAGACGCTGCGCGAATTCGTCGACTACGCCAAGGCGCATCCGGGCCTGACCTATGCCAGCGGCAACAGCACCGGCATCGTCTCGGGTGCCACGCTGTCGAAGATGGCGGGGCTGCAGATGCTGCACGTGCCGTACAAGAGCACGCCGCCGGCGATGACCGACGTGATGGGCGGCCAGGTGCAGGCCATGTTCGTCGACTTTGCCGCGGGCATCGCCAACGTGCGCGCCGGCAAGCTGCGCGCGCTGGCGGTGACCACCGCGCAGCGCAGCGCGCTGCTGCCGGACCTGCCGCCGCTGGCAAGCGTGCCGGAGCTGAAGGGCTTCGATGTGACCTCGTGGAACGGCGTGTTTGCGCCGGCCGGGGTGCCGGCACCGGTGGTGGCGCGCCTGAACCGCGAACTGGTCGCGATTGCCACCAGCAAGCAGCATGCGGCGCAGTTCCACGCACTGGGCTTCGAGCCGTTCGGCAGCACGCCGGCAGAGCTCAACCAGTTCGTCGTGGCCGAATTGCAGAAGTGGGCGCGGCTGGTGAAGGACGCGGGCATCCAGCCGGAATAA
- the pncB gene encoding nicotinate phosphoribosyltransferase, which produces MIIQSLLDTDLYKFTMMQVVLHQFPQAQVEYRFKCRNAGIDLTPYIDEIRAEVAHLCQLRFTDDELAYLRGLRFIKSDFVDFLGLFHLNEKYVSVRPSAQDNGEIEISITGPWLHTILFEVPVLAIVNEVYFRRTQPRPDLAEGRRRLESKLALLKTPELGDCVIADYGTRRRFSRDWQEEVLLTMRRLLGPQLAGTSNVHFARLHNMVPLGTMAHEYLQACQALGPRLRDSQVFALERWAREYRGDLGIALSDTYGFDAFLRDFDLYFCKLFDGVRHDSGDPMLWGERMVAHYAANRVDPRTKTLIFSDSLDIPRVIELYQRFHGRCRLAFGVGTNLTNDLGYTPLQIVLKMVRCNGQPVAKLSDTPEKTMCDDPGYLAYLRQVYSVQPAA; this is translated from the coding sequence ATGATCATCCAGTCTCTGCTCGACACCGACCTGTACAAGTTCACGATGATGCAGGTGGTGCTGCATCAGTTCCCCCAAGCGCAAGTCGAATACCGCTTCAAGTGCCGCAACGCGGGCATCGATCTCACGCCGTATATCGACGAGATCCGCGCCGAGGTGGCGCACCTGTGCCAGCTGCGCTTCACCGACGACGAGCTGGCCTACCTGCGCGGCCTGCGCTTCATCAAGAGCGATTTTGTCGATTTTCTCGGGCTGTTCCACCTGAACGAGAAATATGTCTCGGTGCGCCCGTCCGCACAGGACAACGGCGAGATCGAGATTTCGATCACCGGCCCGTGGCTGCACACCATCCTGTTCGAAGTGCCGGTGCTGGCCATCGTCAATGAGGTCTACTTCCGCCGCACTCAGCCGCGGCCCGACCTGGCCGAAGGCCGGCGCCGGCTCGAAAGCAAGCTGGCGCTGCTGAAGACACCCGAGCTGGGCGATTGCGTGATCGCCGACTACGGCACGCGCCGGCGCTTCTCGCGCGACTGGCAGGAAGAGGTGCTGCTGACCATGCGGCGCCTGCTGGGCCCGCAGCTGGCCGGCACCAGCAACGTCCATTTCGCGCGCCTGCACAATATGGTGCCGCTGGGCACGATGGCGCATGAATACCTGCAGGCGTGCCAGGCGCTGGGGCCGCGGCTGCGCGATTCGCAGGTGTTCGCGCTGGAGCGCTGGGCGCGCGAGTACCGCGGCGACCTGGGCATCGCGCTGTCGGACACCTACGGCTTCGACGCCTTCCTGCGCGACTTCGACCTGTATTTCTGCAAGCTCTTCGACGGCGTGCGCCATGATTCCGGCGATCCGATGCTGTGGGGCGAGCGCATGGTCGCCCACTACGCCGCCAACCGCGTCGACCCGCGCACCAAGACGCTGATCTTCAGCGACAGCCTGGACATCCCGCGCGTGATCGAGCTGTATCAGCGCTTCCATGGCCGCTGCCGGCTGGCGTTCGGCGTCGGCACCAACCTGACCAACGACCTGGGCTACACGCCGCTGCAGATCGTGCTCAAGATGGTGCGCTGTAACGGGCAGCCGGTGGCCAAGCTGTCGGACACGCCGGAGAAGACCATGTGCGACGATCCCGGCTACCTGGCCTACCTGCGCCAGGTGTATTCGGTTCAGCCGGCCGCGTAG